The following coding sequences lie in one Saccopteryx bilineata isolate mSacBil1 chromosome X, mSacBil1_pri_phased_curated, whole genome shotgun sequence genomic window:
- the MAGED1 gene encoding melanoma-associated antigen D1, with translation MAQKMDCGAGLQGFQAEASVEDSTLLMQTLMEAIQISEAPPTNQAPAAACGQNSSPQSSQPPTARETADNQVSSAAARPKTAFKAQNSTAKGPNGAYDFSQALNAKETPPTAAFVTQNATSNCPNAAYDFSQAATNELTANNSEMAFKAQNATAKVGPNTTYNFSQSLNASEMSNTQPKTAFKDWNDTTKAPTADTQTQNVNQTKMATTQADIEVDPGISESDGAAAQTSADGSQAQNLESRTIIRGKRTRKINNLNVEENSSGDQRRAAPPPGTWRSAPVPVTIQNPLGATPTVLWQTPLAWQNPSGWQNQAARQTPAARQSPPARQTPPAWQNPVAWQNPVIWPNPVIWQNPVIWPNPIVWPGPVVWPNPLAWQNPPGWQTPPGWQTPPGWQGPPDWQGPPDWPLPPDWPLPPDWPLPSDWPLPPDWIPTDWPVPPDWQNLRPSPNLRPSPNSRASQNMGASQPRDVALLQERANKLVKYLMLKDYTKVPIKRSEMLRDIIREFTDVYPEIIERACFVLEKKFGIQLKEIDKEEHLYILISTPESLAGILGTTKDTPKLGLLLVILGVIFMNGNRASEAVLWEALRKMGLRPGVRHPLLGDLRKLLTYEFVKQKYLDYRRVPNSNPPEYEFLWGLRSYHETSKMKVLRFIAEVQKRDPRDWTAQFMEAADEALDALDAAAAEAEARAEARTRMGIGEEAVSGPWSWDDIEFELLTWDEEGEFGDPWSRIPFTFWARYHQNARTRFPQTFTGPIIGPGGTASANFAANFGAIGFFWVE, from the exons ATGGCTCAGAAAATGGACTGTGGTGCAGGCCTCCAAGGCTTCCAG GCTGAGGCCTCCGTAGAAGATAGCACCTTGCTTATGCAGACCCTGATGGAGGCCATCCAGATCTCAGAGGCTCCACCTACCAAccaggctcctgcagctgcctgtGGGCAGAATTCTAGTCCCCAGAGTTCACAGCCCCCAACAGCCAGGGAGACTGCTGATAATCAGGTTTCATCAGCTGCAGCTAGGCCTAAAACAGCCTTTAAGGCCCAGAATTCCACTGCAAAAGGCCCAAATGGTGCCTATGATTTCTCTCAGGCTCTTAATGCCAAGGAGACGCCACCTACGGCAGCATTTGTGACCCAGAATGCCACCTCAAATTGCCCAAATGCTGCCTATGATTTTTCCCAGGCAGCAACCAATGAGTTAACTGCCAACAATTCTGAAATGGCCTTTAAAGCCCAGAATGCCACTGCTAAGGTGGGCCCAAATACCACTTACAATTTCTCTCAGTCTCTCAATGCCAGTGAGATGTCTAACACTCAGCCTAAAACAGCATTCAAGGATTGGAATGATACCACTAAGGCCCCAACAGCAGATACCCAGACCCAGAATGTTAACCAAACCAAGATGGCCACTACCCAGGCTGACATAGAGGTCGACCCAGGTATCTCTGAATCTGATGGTGCAGCTGCACAGACATCAGCAGATGGTTCCCAGGCTCAGAATCTGGAGTCCAGGACTATAATTCGGGGCAAGAGGACCCGCAAG ATTAATAACTTGAATGTGGAAGAGAACAGCAGTGGGGATCAGAGGCGGGCTGCACCGCCTCCAGGGACCTGGAGGTCTGCACCAGTTCCAGTTACCATTCAGAACCCACTTGGTGCAACCCCCACTGTGCTCTGGCAGACCCCATTGGCCTGGCAGAACCCATCAGGCTGGCAAAACCAAGCAGCGAGGCAGACCCCAGCAGCACGTCAGAGCCCCCCAGCTAGGCAGACCCCACCAGCCTGGCAAAACCCAGTTGCTTGGCAGAACCCAGTGATCTGGCCAAACCCAGTGATCTGGCAGAATCCAGTGATCTGGCCAAATCCCATTGTCTGGCCTGGTCCAGTTGTCTGGCCAAACCCATTGGCCTGGCAGAATCCACCTGGATGGCAAACCCCACCTGGGTGGCAGACCCCACCTGGATGGCAGGGTCCTCCAGATTGGCAAGGCCCCCCTGACTGGCCACTACCACCCGACTGGCCACTGCCACCCGATTGGCCACTTCCCTCTGACTGGCCGCTCCCACCTGACTGGATCCCCACTGATTGGCCAGTTCCACCTGACTGGCAGAACCTTCGACCCTCACCAAACCTGCGCCCCTCTCCCAACTCACGTGCCTCACAAAACATGGGTGCCTCCCAACCACGAGATGTGGCCCTTCTTCAGGAAAGA gCAAACAAGTTGGTCAAGTACCTGATGCTTAAAGATTACACAAAGGTGCCCATCAAGCGCTCAG AAATGCTGAGGGATATCATCCGTGAATTCACTGATGTTTATCCAGAAATCATTGAACGTGCATGCTTTGTCCTGGAGAAG AAATTTGGGATTCAACTGAAGGAAATTGACAAGGAAGAACATCTATATATTCTCATCAGTACTCCCGAGTCCCTGGCTGGCATACTGGGAAC GACCAAAGACACACCCAAGCTGGGTCTCCTCTTAGTGATTTTGGGTGTCATCTTCATGAATGGCAACCGTGCCAGTGAAG ctgtcctctgggaggcACTACGCAAGATGGGACTGCGTCCTGG GGTGAGACATCccctccttggagatctgaggaAACTTCTCACTTATGAATTTGTAAAGCAAAA GTACCTGGACTATAGACGAGTGCCCAACAGCAACCCTCCTGAGTATGAGTTCCTCTGGGGCCTTCGTTCCTACCATGAGACTAGCAAGATGAAAGTGCTGAGATTCATTGCAGAG GTTCAGAAGCGAGACCCTCGTGACTGGACTGCACAGTTCATGGAGGCCGCAGATGAGGCTTTGGATGCTctggatgctgctgctgctgaggccGAGGCTCGGGCTGAGGCGAGAACCCGCATGGGGATTGGAGAAGAGGCCGTATCTGGGCCCTGGAGCTGGGATGACATTGAATTTGAGCTGCTGACCTGGGATGAAGAAGGAGAGTTTGGAGATCCTTGGTCCAGAATCCCATTTACTTTCTGGGCCAGATACCACCAGAATGCCCGTACCAGATTTCCTCAGACCTTCACTGGCCCCATTATTGGCCCTGGTGGTACAGCCAGTGCCAACTTTGCTGCCAACTTTGGTGCCATTGGTTTCTTCTGGGTTGAGTGA